In one window of Caenimonas aquaedulcis DNA:
- a CDS encoding Bug family tripartite tricarboxylate transporter substrate binding protein, translating into MLFTRRLALGAILTATLATSAFADTYPGKPIRLVVPFPAGGGTDIIARDVANKVTSFTKWNFVIDNKPGSGGNLGIDAVAKAPADGLTLVLGQTSNLAINPTLYSKLPYDPLKDLTPITLVASAPLVLVVAADSPYKTLADVVAASKANPGSINFATSGNGTVAHLATELFQKEAKIKLTHIPYKGAAQGVTDVIGGQVQLYMSSIPTLIGHIKNGKMRAIAVTSKKRVNDLPNVPTIAESGYKGFEAVTWFGILGPAKLPKDITAQLSAEFNKALHSADLQKRLGDQGADVEGSTPEQFAKLIQSDIVRWGKVVKESGAKVD; encoded by the coding sequence ATGCTGTTCACCCGCCGTCTCGCGCTGGGCGCGATCCTCACCGCCACGCTCGCCACGAGCGCCTTCGCCGACACCTATCCCGGCAAGCCCATCCGCCTCGTCGTGCCCTTCCCGGCGGGCGGCGGCACCGACATCATCGCGCGCGACGTCGCGAACAAGGTGACCTCGTTCACCAAGTGGAATTTCGTCATCGACAACAAGCCGGGCTCCGGCGGCAACCTGGGCATCGACGCGGTCGCCAAGGCGCCGGCCGACGGCCTGACGCTGGTGCTCGGGCAGACCAGCAACCTCGCGATCAACCCGACGCTCTACAGCAAGCTGCCCTACGACCCGCTAAAAGACCTGACGCCCATCACGCTCGTCGCGAGCGCGCCGCTCGTGCTGGTGGTCGCCGCCGACTCGCCGTACAAGACGCTCGCCGACGTGGTCGCCGCGTCCAAGGCCAACCCGGGCTCGATCAACTTCGCCACGTCGGGCAACGGGACGGTGGCGCACCTCGCGACCGAGCTCTTCCAGAAGGAAGCGAAGATCAAGCTCACGCACATCCCCTACAAGGGCGCCGCCCAGGGCGTGACGGACGTGATCGGCGGCCAGGTGCAGCTGTACATGTCGTCCATCCCGACGCTCATCGGCCACATCAAGAACGGCAAGATGCGCGCGATCGCCGTGACGTCGAAGAAGCGCGTCAACGACCTGCCCAACGTGCCGACCATCGCCGAGTCCGGCTACAAGGGCTTCGAGGCAGTGACCTGGTTCGGCATCCTCGGCCCGGCCAAGCTGCCCAAGGACATCACCGCGCAGCTGAGCGCCGAGTTCAACAAGGCCCTGCACTCGGCCGACCTGCAGAAGCGCCTGGGCGACCAGGGCGCCGACGTCGAGGGCAGCACGCCCGAACAATTCGCGAAGCTGATCCAGTCGGACATCGTGCGCTGGG